The following nucleotide sequence is from Phycisphaera sp..
GTAGGCGGCCTCGCCACCGCGGTCGTAGAACGACCACAGCCCGCCCTCGACGAACCACTCGATGTCGTCGACGAGGAAGCGGTTGTAGCTGAGTGTGATGCCCTGGTCGAAGCCATCGCCCTCGTAGGCCCCCGAGTAGGAGACGACCCAGGTCGCGCAGCCCTCGGCGCAATAGCCGGGCGGCGGATCGATCTCCTGGTCGCTCTGCTGGCCCCAGGGCGTCTGCACGAACCGCAGCCGCTCACCGGGGTCGGGCGTGGCCGTGTCCTGGGCGATCGCGGGTGCCGCCAGCAGGCCCAACATCAGGCAGAAGATATCCGTCGCGTCCTTGCGCATGGGAGCAAGGATACCACCATGACCGACAAACAGCCCGACCAACAGCCCGGCCCGTCCGATCCGAACACCGACCGCCGCCTGACCGGCCTCGAAGAGGCCGCCATGTTCCACGAGCAGGCCGCCGGAGATGCCCGCGAGGCCGCCGAGGAGGCCCTTCGCCGCATCCTGGCCCTGGAGCGGCGGATCGCGGGCATGGAGGATCGGCTGGGCCACCTGATCCAGGCCGAGCCCGACATGCCGGGCGACGAGAAACCCCCGCACTCGGCCGGCTAACAATCTCTACCCGACACCGCGTCCCGGATACCCGTACCGACTCCGTATATCGAAACGAGCCCGCCTTGCCCCCCACTACCAGCCAAAGCAAAACCCAGAGCTCGAACTGGACCGGCGCCTCGGTCCGCGCGTCGTTCATCGAGTTCTTCCAGAAGCTCCAGGCCGCCCCGCACCCGATCGTGCCGTCGAGCCCGGTGGTGCCCCACGATGACCCGACGCTCCTGTTCGCCAACGCGGGGATGAACCAGTACAAGCCGCTGTTCCTTGGGCAGGCCGATCCGGGCAGCGACCTGGGCAAGCTCAAGTGCGCGGTGAACAGCCAGAAGTGCATCCGCGCGGGTGGCAAGCACAACGACCTCGAAGACGTGGGTAAGGACACCTACCACCACACCTTCTTCGAGATGCTGGGCAACTGGTCCTTCGGCGACTATTTCAAGGCCGAGGCCATCGAGTGGGCCTGGACGCTGCTGACCGAGGTGTGGGGCTTGCCCAAGGACCGGCTGTACGCCAGCTACTTCGGCGGCGACGAGAAGCAGGGCCTGCCCGCCGACGACGAGGCCAAGGAGCTCTGGCTGCGCTTCTTGCCACCCGAGCGCGTGCTGCCCTATGGCGCCAAGGACAACTTCTGGGAGATGGGCGACACCGGGCCGTGCGGGCCGTGCAGCGAGGTCCACTTTGATCGTGTGGGCGGGCGTAATGCCAGTAAACTGGTCAACGCCGATGACCCGAGCGTGATCGAGATCTGGAACCTGGTGTTCATCCAGTACGACCGCCAGGCTGACGGCACGCTCAAGGAACTGCCCGCCAAGCACGTCGACACCGGCATGGGCCTGGAGCGTGTGCTGAGCGTGCTGCAAGACAAGCCCAGCAACTACGACACCGACCTGTTCACGCCGATCTTCGAGGCGATCTCGAAGATGACCGGCACGCGACCCTATTCCGGCAAGCTGGGGCACGAGGACGAGGGCCAGATCGACTTCGCCTACCGCGTGGTGGCCGACCATGCGCGGGCGTTGACGTTCGCGCTGACCGATGGGGCGGTGCCGGGCAACGAAGGCCGCGGCTACGTGCTGCGCCGCATCCTGCGCCGGGCCGTGCGCATGGGCTGGCAGAAGCTGGGGGCCAATCCGGGCTTCCTGAGCGAGCTGGTGCCGGTGATCGTCGAGCACTACGGCGAAGCCTTCCCCGAGTTAAAGAAGAACCCCGATCGCGTGGCTGGCATCATTCGGGAGGAAGAAGAGAGCTTTGGACGTACGATGGAGCGGGGCGTAAAGCTGTTCGAGGAGATTGCCGGCGAGAAGGGCAGCACGATCTCCGGCGCCGACGCCTTCCAGCTCTACGACACCTTCGGCTTCCCCCTCGACCTCACCCAGATCATGGCCGAGGAGCGCGGGCTGACCGTCGATGTCGAGGGCTTCCACGCGGCCATGGCCGAGCAGCGCGAGCAGTCTCGCGCTGGGGCCAAAGACTCGGCCGAGGCCGGGCTCGCGCTCGACGGCGAGTCGATCGCCAAACTGCAGAGCCTGAAGGTCAAGCCCACCGACGACGTGGACAAGTTCCACGGCCGGGAGATCCGCGCCCGCGTCAAGGCCATCTGGAACGGCCGCGACTTCGACGAGCACGCCCAGGCCAGCGGCCGGGCCGACCCCATCGGCGTGGTGCTCGACGACACGAACTTTTATGCCGAGATGGGCGGGCAGCAGGCCGACCACGGGCGGATGTTCGTGAGCAAGGAGGCCCGCACCAGCGTCAGCGACAGCCACCACGGCGGCGAGTTCAGGGTCGAGGGCGTGAAGGCCTACGGCGGGTACGTGCTGCACACCGGCCGCATGGTGCGCGGCGAGCTGCGCGTGGGCGACGAGGTGACGCTGAACCTCGAGGGCGACCGCCGGCTGAACCTGGCGGCCAACCACACCACCACGCACCTGTTCAACTACGCCCTGCGCGAGGTCGTGGGCGGGGACACGCCCCCCGAGCAGCGCGGCTCGCTGGTCGCGCCCGATCGCCTACGGTTCGACTTCGACGCCAGCGGGCCGATCTCTCCGGCCGACCTGGGCCGCATGGAGACCATCGTGCGGCAGGTGCTCGAGCAGGACCACCCCGTCCACGCCGACCTGGTGCCGCTGGGCAAGGCGATGGAGATCAACACCCTGCGCGCGGTGTTCGGCGAGAAGTACCCCAACCCGGTGCGCGTGGTATCGATCGGCGCGCCCATCGACGAGATGGTGGCCGACCCCAAGAACGAGAAATGGATGGGCTTCTCGGTCGAGTTCTGCGGCGGCACGCACCTGGCCACCACGGCCCAGGCCGAGAGCTTCGCGATCGTCCACGAGGAGGGTGTCGCCAAGGGCATCCGCCGCATCGTGGCGGTGACACGGCAAGAGGCCCGCAAGGCGATCGCCCAGGCCAACGCGCTGGCGGTCGTGCTGCAAGAAGCTACCAAATTGAGCGACGAGGACCTGGAACCCGAGATCGCGCGATTGGGCCGGATGATCGACGAGGCCATCGTGCCCGTGTCGCGCAAGGACGAGCTGCGCATGGCGCTCGGCACGCTGCAAGACCGCGCCAAGCAGGCGCGCAAGGCCCAGGCCCAGCAGGCCAGCAAGAAGGCCGTCGAGCAGGCCAAGACGCTTGCGCAGAGCACCGGCGACGGCAACCCGCTGGTAGCCATCATCGACGCGATGGGCGACCGCGGCGCGATGCAGTCGGCGCTGGGCGAGGTGCGCAAGACGCTGCCCGACTCGCCGATCATGCTGCTAAGCCTCGATCCTGAGAACAAAGTTGCCCTGCTCGCCGACGTCCCCCAGACCGCCATCACGCGCGGGCTGAAGGCGGGCGACTGGGTGCGCGGTGTCGCGCAAGTCGTTGGTGGCAAGGGCGGTGGCAAGCCCACGCAGGCCCAGGGCGGCGGGCCAGAGGGGGCCAACATCAAGGCCGCCGCCGACAAGGCCCAAGAAATGGCCCTCGCGTCGATGGCCTAAAACTCTCCCGTGCCCGATCCGAAACGAAGCGAGAAGAACGAAGCGGCAATGGCCGCCTGGCGCCGGCGCATGGGCGGGTGGTCGGCGGGCATCGACTTCGCCGCCGTCGCGGTCGTGAGCCTGCTCGTCGGCCTGGGCATCGACTACTTCGCCGGCACCGGGCCGCTGTTCCTGATCATCTTCCTGTGCGTGGGCGTCGTTGGTGGGTTTGTCGCGTTCGTGCGCACGGGCATGCGGCTGAATCGGGGGCCAAAGAATTGACCGACGGGAGGCAACCCGGAACCGACGAGCCGCTGGTCGCCGCCACGCTCACCGAGCGCCTGACGTGCGCCGCGTGCGGCTACGACCTGCGCGGGCTGAGCGTGCTCGAACGCTGCCCTGAGTGCGGCATGCGTATCGCCACGAGCATCCTCGCGGTGATCGACCCTCGCGCGCAAGAGTTCGAACCCATCCGCAAACCAAGGCTGGTCGCGTTCGGCTTGCTCACCTGGTCGATCGGCGGATTGCTGGCCGCTACGTGCGCGTGGACGTTGCGCGCCGCGGAGCTGCCCGCGCTTGGCAACAACCCGCACCTTATCAGCGAGGGTGGCGCTCGGACACTGGCCATGATCGGCGTGGTCTGCATCGTGATTTCGGGCATCGGTGCCGTCGCGCTGGTCAAGCCGGCCAAGCGGATGCCGCCGATCGGATCGCGGCTGGCACTCATCGGTGTGGCGCTGTACGTGCCGCTCGCCGCGGCGTTCTGGGTCTTGCATGGCCAGCTCGATGCCTCGATGGCAAGCCCCTACTTCGGACGCTTCCCCGATGCCGAGCGTGTCATTATTCGCGCCGTCGAGCTCTCGTTGATCGCCGCCATCGTGCTGACGTTGCGTACCAATGCCCGCACGCTGGCAGCCCGATCGGCCATCCTGCGCACGGGCCGCGTCGATCGGCAGACCATGTACGCGGTCGCCGTCACGGCCGGCCTTGGCGTGCTGGGCGATCTAGTACGGCTGGCGGCCGCCAGCACCGATGGCGCCATGGGGCAATTGCTGAGCATCGGCGGCGTCACGCTGGTGGTCATCGCCTCGGCCTTGCTCACCATGGGCATGGCTGGTGCAACGATCGACTGCGTGCGTATCGCGCGCGCTTTGCTGCGTTCTGGCCGCCGGATCGCGAGCTTGGTCTCGATGGTTGACGTGGCAAGAGCCGAGAGGCGGGCGGACGCGGCACCGTGAGCGAGGCCGTACCGACCGAGTTCCAAGAACGCTTCGATGCGCTGCTCGAACGCTTGCTCGTGGCGTTGCCAGATCGCGTCCGGGCCGTGCTCGACGAGGTGCCCCTGCACGTGATGGACGAGCCCGACCGGCTGATCCTGAAGGATCTGGGCGTCGAGCCGGCCGATATGGACGACGCGGTCGAGGAACTCTGCGGCCTGCACACCGGCTTTATGCTCACCGAGCGGCCCATCGAGCTCGACGCCGTGTTGCCCGACGAGATCCACCTGTTTAGACGAGGGATCGCCCTCATGGCCGGCGGGTGGAACGCCGATGACGAAACGCTGGCCGAGCAGATCCGCATAACACTGTTGCACGAGATCGGCCATCACTTCGGGCTCGAGGAAGAGGACCTGGGCGAGCTGGGTTACGCCTGACTGGTCCACTTGAAGGCCGAAATGTCCGAGGGGCGGATCTAGCATCCACCAAGAGATTCCACGCGCGACTTACCAAGGAGGCCTCCATGCGCCCGACCCGCACTCTTTCGTACCTCACCGCCGGGCTCATGGTCCTTTCGGCCGGTGCCACCCACGCCCTGGCCCAGGCCCGCGACCGCATCGGCCTGCTGGAGATCACCGGCACACCCACCGACGCGCCCAGCCCGCTGGCCTGGCTGTTCGGCGAGGCCGAGCCCACGCTGAGCGAGTTGGTGGACGCCATCGAGAACGCCCAGGCCGAGCACAACCTCGACCACCTCGTGCTGCGCCTGAAGGACGCCGCCCTGAGCTGGTCCATCGTCGACGAGTTGGGCCAGGCCATCGAGCACGTGGACATCCCCGTCACCGTGTACGCCGAGCAGATGGGCCCGACCGACCTGATGCTGGCCAGCTACGCCGACACCTCGATGATCCAGAAGGCCGGCGATGTCTCGCTGCCCGGCCTGTACATGGAAGAGATGTTCCTGGCCAACACGCTGGATTGGGTGGGTCTCAAGGCCCAGCTCATCCAGGTTGGCGCGTACAAGGGCGCCAACGAGCAGATGACCCGCGCCGAGCCCAGCGAGGCCTGGAACCAGAATATCAACAGCCTGCTCGACAGCCTGTACGGCCACATGGTCGGCACGCTGGCCGACGGCCGCGGCACCGACGCCAAGGGCGTCGAGAACGCCATGAAGACGTTGTGGATGGCCAACGCCGAGGACGCGGTTGAAACCGGCATGGTCGATCAGGCCATCGACCTGCCCGACCTGGGCGAGGCGCTGGCCGGCGAGGGCGCGAACCCGCGCTGGATCACGCTCAACGCGGGCCACGAGGGAACGGCCCTCGACATGGCCAACCCCTTCGCGATGATCCAGATGCTGGCCGAGGAGCCCGACGTCCAGCTCACCGGCCCGACCATCGCCGTGCTGCACCTGAGCGGCACCATCATGACCGGCGACTCGGGCGAGGCGGGGCTCTTCGGGGGCAGCAAGACCATCGGCAGCCGCAGCGTGCGTAACGAACTCAAGCAGTTGGCCGACAATGACCTCGTGCAGGCGGTCGTGCTCCGCATCGATTCGCCGGGCGGGTCGGCCACGGCCAGCGAGATCATCTGGCAGGGCGTGCAAGACCTGCGCAAGAGCAAGCCCGTGTGGGTGAGCATCGGCAACCTGGCCGCCTCGGGGGGGTACTACATCGCCGTTGCGGGCGAGAAGATCTACACTAATCCGTCGAGCATCGTGGGTTCCATCGGCGTCGTTGGCGGCAAGATCAGCATGACCGAGTTGTACGACACGCTCAAGATCAACGTTGTCGGCCGAGCCCGTGGCCCGCGCGCCGACATGTTCGCCTCGGCTGAGCCGTGGAACGACCAGCAGGTGAGCATCGTCCGCAACAAGATGGCCGAGACCTATGAGCAGTTCACCGGCCGCGTCACGCAGGGCCGCCCGGGCATCGACCTGTCCAAGACCGCCGAGGGCCGGCTGTTCCTGGGCAAGGACGCCGTGGGCCTGAAGATGTCCGACGAGGTCGGCTCGCTCGACGACGCCGTGACGGATCTTGCACAGCACGTCGGCCTGACGAACTACGACGTTCGGCACTTCCCCGGCCCCAAGGCGCTCACCGAGATCATCGAGGAGGCCATGGGTGGCTTCATGGGCGCGAACGCTCCGACCGCGAGCGATGCCTCGAACCTGCCGATTGTGCGGGCCGTGCGCGCCGCGGTTGGCGAGCAGACGTGGACCCAGATCGTCCACTCGCTCAACTCGTTCAGCCTGCTGCGCGAGGAGCCGGTCGTGCTGACGGCGCCGAGTGTGGTGACGTTCCGCTGAGCCCTACCGCGGCGGTCCGGCGGGGGTCGAGGAGTGCCCCCGCACGACCTTCCACTGGCCATCGGCCTGCCGCTCGACCACCATCGTCATCACGCCCGCATACGCGAAGGCCTCCTGGCCTTCCGTGGTGGCGCGCGTGCTGAATTCGGCGCTCAGGGTTGCCAGACTCTGGGCCAACGGCACGACGCTGACGTTTGTGAGCGCCGTATGCAACTCCATGCCAGACGCTTCGAGGCCGTCGAGGCTCTTGAGCACGTCTTGTGCTGATGAGTACAGGGCCCGGCCATCGGTGAACCACGTGAAGCGGTCGTCGGCCACGTACAGGCCGGCGATCGCCTGGTTGTTATCGCTCTCAAGGGTTCGGATGTATCCAGGCAGGAAGCCATCGAGTTCCTCGGTAACTCTTGCGGCATCGAACTCGGGCGTGGGATCTGTCGCGGCCGAACGGACCCCGTCGGCAACGACGACAAGCGAGGTCATGCCGATGACCAGCGCGCACGATCCGGCAAACTTCTTTCTGCTTCCCATTGCGATCACTCCTGTGTGGTGTTGACGCTGCTGGCGTACTGCATGACACCCGCGACGTTGCCCTCGGTGTCCTTGAACATGGCGAGCGTGCCCACGGTTGGGATCTCGAAGGGCGGCGAGGTGATGGTGCCGCCGGCCTCTTCGATGGCCGCGACCGACGCGCGCACGTCGGCCACGGCTATGGTGCATTCGTAGCCGATCATGCCCTGGCCGCTCACCGGGGTTCGGCGTTTCTGGAGGGCACCGTGCGGGCCGCCGGCCCGGGTGTGGATGAGGTAGAACTCGGGCGGGCCCCAGGCCTCGAAGATCCAGCCGAAGACGGCCTCGTAGAAGGTCCTCGCCCGTTCGACGTCGTCGACGTGGATGGCGAAGTGGGCGAGTTGGTTGGGTTCGGCTGGCATGGGCGGCTCCGGGGTTCTTCCGATGCCAGAAGCGTACCACGAAATCGATATGGCTCAATCACGGTATAATGACAATTAATGTCGCCTATCAGCCACGTCGTCGACCAGTTTCTTGTCCGATGCCTGGCCCTCAACCTGCCGGCGGGGTTTCGCATCGACGAGCATGCCCACGCATGGCCGCAGCTGGTGTATGCGTCGTCGGGGGTGCTGACGGTCGGCACCGGCTCGGGGATATGGGTGGTGCCCAGCCGGCGGGCGGTGTGCGTGCCCGCCGGCGTTGAGCATTCGGTGGCATGCTCGGGAGCGACGGCGGTGCGGACGCTGTACTTCCACCCCGTGATGTGCGGGCACTGGGAAGACCGGCCTCGGGTCGTGGGCGTGTCACCGCTCCTCACCCAACTCGTGCTGCATGTGTTGGAACTCGGTGGACTGCGTCGCGACGACGCCCGGCAGCGGCGGCTGGCTTCGGTGGTGCTCGACCAGATCGCGACGACGAGGGAAGCGCCGTTGCGGTTGCCCATGCCCAGTGACGAACGGGCGATTCGGATTGCCGATAGGATCATGGCGAATCCCGGGGACGCTCGCACGCTCGAAGGAGTCGCAGAAGGAAGCGGGGCGAGTGCGCGGACGCTGGCACGCCTGTTTGCCGAGCAGACCGGGATGTCTTTCGGGCAATGGCGCACGCAGGCGCGGCTCGCGCACGCCCTCACGCGGTTGGCCGAGGGCGTGCCGGTGCAGTTGGTCGCCACCGAGGTGGGCTACGAGCAACCCAGCGCGTTCATCGCGATGTTCAAGCGAGAATTGGGCGAAACGCCCGGGCGGTACTTCGATGACGCGGCCGACGGATCGGCCCGGGCTTAGACCTCAAGCACTTCTTTGCTCTTGTCGGCCACGCGG
It contains:
- a CDS encoding acyloxyacyl hydrolase, whose translation is MRKDATDIFCLMLGLLAAPAIAQDTATPDPGERLRFVQTPWGQQSDQEIDPPPGYCAEGCATWVVSYSGAYEGDGFDQGITLSYNRFLVDDIEWFVEGGLWSFYDRGGEAAYGLSASIGFRWHFLTRERWTMFADVGIGVLGTTDAVPPEGTEFNFMPRAGIGFTREIAENVRFIGGLRWHHISNARTRGDSRNPSRDAPQLYAGLVFPF
- the alaS gene encoding alanine--tRNA ligase: MPPTTSQSKTQSSNWTGASVRASFIEFFQKLQAAPHPIVPSSPVVPHDDPTLLFANAGMNQYKPLFLGQADPGSDLGKLKCAVNSQKCIRAGGKHNDLEDVGKDTYHHTFFEMLGNWSFGDYFKAEAIEWAWTLLTEVWGLPKDRLYASYFGGDEKQGLPADDEAKELWLRFLPPERVLPYGAKDNFWEMGDTGPCGPCSEVHFDRVGGRNASKLVNADDPSVIEIWNLVFIQYDRQADGTLKELPAKHVDTGMGLERVLSVLQDKPSNYDTDLFTPIFEAISKMTGTRPYSGKLGHEDEGQIDFAYRVVADHARALTFALTDGAVPGNEGRGYVLRRILRRAVRMGWQKLGANPGFLSELVPVIVEHYGEAFPELKKNPDRVAGIIREEEESFGRTMERGVKLFEEIAGEKGSTISGADAFQLYDTFGFPLDLTQIMAEERGLTVDVEGFHAAMAEQREQSRAGAKDSAEAGLALDGESIAKLQSLKVKPTDDVDKFHGREIRARVKAIWNGRDFDEHAQASGRADPIGVVLDDTNFYAEMGGQQADHGRMFVSKEARTSVSDSHHGGEFRVEGVKAYGGYVLHTGRMVRGELRVGDEVTLNLEGDRRLNLAANHTTTHLFNYALREVVGGDTPPEQRGSLVAPDRLRFDFDASGPISPADLGRMETIVRQVLEQDHPVHADLVPLGKAMEINTLRAVFGEKYPNPVRVVSIGAPIDEMVADPKNEKWMGFSVEFCGGTHLATTAQAESFAIVHEEGVAKGIRRIVAVTRQEARKAIAQANALAVVLQEATKLSDEDLEPEIARLGRMIDEAIVPVSRKDELRMALGTLQDRAKQARKAQAQQASKKAVEQAKTLAQSTGDGNPLVAIIDAMGDRGAMQSALGEVRKTLPDSPIMLLSLDPENKVALLADVPQTAITRGLKAGDWVRGVAQVVGGKGGGKPTQAQGGGPEGANIKAAADKAQEMALASMA
- a CDS encoding AtpZ/AtpI family protein; the encoded protein is MPDPKRSEKNEAAMAAWRRRMGGWSAGIDFAAVAVVSLLVGLGIDYFAGTGPLFLIIFLCVGVVGGFVAFVRTGMRLNRGPKN
- a CDS encoding metallopeptidase family protein, which encodes MSEAVPTEFQERFDALLERLLVALPDRVRAVLDEVPLHVMDEPDRLILKDLGVEPADMDDAVEELCGLHTGFMLTERPIELDAVLPDEIHLFRRGIALMAGGWNADDETLAEQIRITLLHEIGHHFGLEEEDLGELGYA
- the sppA gene encoding signal peptide peptidase SppA, translated to MRPTRTLSYLTAGLMVLSAGATHALAQARDRIGLLEITGTPTDAPSPLAWLFGEAEPTLSELVDAIENAQAEHNLDHLVLRLKDAALSWSIVDELGQAIEHVDIPVTVYAEQMGPTDLMLASYADTSMIQKAGDVSLPGLYMEEMFLANTLDWVGLKAQLIQVGAYKGANEQMTRAEPSEAWNQNINSLLDSLYGHMVGTLADGRGTDAKGVENAMKTLWMANAEDAVETGMVDQAIDLPDLGEALAGEGANPRWITLNAGHEGTALDMANPFAMIQMLAEEPDVQLTGPTIAVLHLSGTIMTGDSGEAGLFGGSKTIGSRSVRNELKQLADNDLVQAVVLRIDSPGGSATASEIIWQGVQDLRKSKPVWVSIGNLAASGGYYIAVAGEKIYTNPSSIVGSIGVVGGKISMTELYDTLKINVVGRARGPRADMFASAEPWNDQQVSIVRNKMAETYEQFTGRVTQGRPGIDLSKTAEGRLFLGKDAVGLKMSDEVGSLDDAVTDLAQHVGLTNYDVRHFPGPKALTEIIEEAMGGFMGANAPTASDASNLPIVRAVRAAVGEQTWTQIVHSLNSFSLLREEPVVLTAPSVVTFR
- a CDS encoding nuclear transport factor 2 family protein, translating into MGSRKKFAGSCALVIGMTSLVVVADGVRSAATDPTPEFDAARVTEELDGFLPGYIRTLESDNNQAIAGLYVADDRFTWFTDGRALYSSAQDVLKSLDGLEASGMELHTALTNVSVVPLAQSLATLSAEFSTRATTEGQEAFAYAGVMTMVVERQADGQWKVVRGHSSTPAGPPR
- a CDS encoding VOC family protein — protein: MPAEPNQLAHFAIHVDDVERARTFYEAVFGWIFEAWGPPEFYLIHTRAGGPHGALQKRRTPVSGQGMIGYECTIAVADVRASVAAIEEAGGTITSPPFEIPTVGTLAMFKDTEGNVAGVMQYASSVNTTQE
- a CDS encoding helix-turn-helix transcriptional regulator, translating into MSPISHVVDQFLVRCLALNLPAGFRIDEHAHAWPQLVYASSGVLTVGTGSGIWVVPSRRAVCVPAGVEHSVACSGATAVRTLYFHPVMCGHWEDRPRVVGVSPLLTQLVLHVLELGGLRRDDARQRRLASVVLDQIATTREAPLRLPMPSDERAIRIADRIMANPGDARTLEGVAEGSGASARTLARLFAEQTGMSFGQWRTQARLAHALTRLAEGVPVQLVATEVGYEQPSAFIAMFKRELGETPGRYFDDAADGSARA